In bacterium, one DNA window encodes the following:
- a CDS encoding CpsD/CapB family tyrosine-protein kinase → TGASAPADEHTPITPRVDSQGNTVVSEDTVEQHEHNGELVRIVRRVLRAPDGREIVKRVRQVRKLTAGATDGEVTPGRRIRAPLIPLAEGIPLARLTPSAQQDLLPALKQDHPAAVRQFHMLWNKIDTISMQEPACTIIVTSAVPKEGKSVCSINLAATIAQTPDVRVLLMDADLHQPRTHEYLGLELPEKGLADILRGQATVADCVINYEIDRFYYLPSGVTEGMPTELLAGRAMDHLLDELKGLFHFVIIDSPPLVPIADTVNLAAKVDGVVLVVRAGQTSRKLVGQVLEDLGEKRILGVVLNGLDFRTSGGAYHYGYYGYYGYYGGYGKRAAARE, encoded by the coding sequence CGACGGGCGCGTCGGCGCCGGCGGACGAACACACGCCGATCACGCCGCGCGTGGATTCGCAGGGCAACACGGTGGTCTCCGAGGACACCGTGGAGCAGCACGAGCACAACGGCGAGCTGGTCCGGATCGTGCGCCGCGTGCTGCGCGCGCCGGACGGACGCGAGATCGTCAAGCGCGTGCGCCAGGTGCGCAAGCTGACGGCCGGCGCGACGGACGGCGAGGTGACGCCCGGACGGCGGATTCGCGCGCCGCTCATCCCGCTTGCCGAGGGCATCCCGCTGGCGCGGCTCACGCCGAGCGCGCAGCAGGATCTTTTGCCCGCGCTGAAACAGGATCACCCCGCGGCGGTGCGCCAGTTTCACATGCTCTGGAACAAGATCGACACGATCTCGATGCAGGAGCCGGCCTGCACGATCATCGTCACGAGCGCGGTGCCCAAGGAAGGCAAGTCGGTGTGCAGCATCAATCTCGCCGCGACGATCGCGCAGACGCCCGACGTGCGCGTGCTATTGATGGACGCGGACCTGCACCAGCCGCGCACACACGAATACCTCGGCCTCGAACTGCCGGAAAAGGGCCTCGCGGACATCCTGCGCGGCCAGGCGACGGTGGCCGACTGCGTCATCAATTACGAAATCGACCGCTTCTACTACCTGCCGTCGGGCGTGACCGAGGGCATGCCCACGGAACTTCTCGCGGGGCGGGCGATGGATCACCTGCTCGACGAACTCAAGGGGCTGTTCCATTTTGTCATCATCGATTCGCCGCCGCTCGTGCCGATCGCGGACACCGTGAACCTGGCCGCGAAGGTGGACGGCGTGGTGCTCGTGGTGCGAGCCGGGCAGACCAGCCGCAAACTTGTTGGCCAGGTGCTCGAGGATCTCGGCGAAAAAAGGATTCTCGGCGTGGTGCTGAACGGGCTCGATTTCCGCACCTCGGGCGGCGCGTATCACTACGGCTATTACGGCTACTACGGCTATTACGGCGGATACGGAAAGCGGGCGGCGGCCCGCGAATGA
- a CDS encoding polysaccharide biosynthesis/export family protein — protein MKRLGARRFFPAAVLVLFAAGFAFAQDAKPASPYSYTAPEYRIGPGDQIDVNVWDNPQVSKPVTVRPDGRLTLPLAGEINAAGMTLDELRARLEEALKRYIEKPVVSLTLLSVESYKVFVQGQVRNAGAYPINGTTTVTQAVSLAGGFTEFANPNGVFILRGGAATTQKIRVKYKRILAGKALDVAVQPGDTVVVP, from the coding sequence ATGAAACGTTTGGGCGCGCGGCGGTTTTTTCCGGCGGCGGTTCTGGTACTTTTCGCGGCGGGCTTCGCTTTCGCGCAAGACGCGAAACCGGCATCGCCTTATTCCTACACGGCGCCGGAGTACCGCATCGGCCCCGGCGATCAGATCGACGTGAACGTCTGGGATAACCCGCAGGTCTCCAAGCCGGTGACGGTGCGTCCGGACGGGCGGCTCACGCTGCCCTTGGCCGGCGAGATCAACGCCGCGGGCATGACGCTCGACGAGCTTCGCGCGCGTCTCGAGGAGGCGCTCAAGCGCTACATCGAAAAGCCGGTCGTCTCGCTGACCTTGCTTTCGGTCGAGAGCTACAAGGTCTTCGTGCAGGGACAGGTGCGCAACGCGGGCGCGTATCCCATCAACGGCACGACCACGGTGACGCAGGCGGTGAGCCTGGCGGGCGGATTTACCGAGTTCGCGAACCCGAACGGGGTGTTCATCCTCCGGGGCGGCGCGGCGACGACGCAGAAGATCCGCGTGAAATACAAGCGGATCCTGGCGGGCAAGGCGCTTGATGTGGCCGTGCAGCCGGGCGACACCGTCGTGGTGCCCTGA
- a CDS encoding response regulator → MDTLRALIVEDSAEDYDLMIRALEAGGFQVTATRVETPEDFTKALAEPRDVVFCDYMVPGFPTAQAFAEFRERQPDIPFIVVSGRVGEEAVVELMREGVSDFVSKNNLSRLPSSLRREFANRATRRSLEAQLRGAQRMEAVGRFAGGIAHEFNNILTVIGNFTAFARESLGIGHPVTTDLDQVLVAVDRGENLARRLLAFASRQPGEPANVDINIIVTDLELILRKALADDTEMSFELEPYLPPVRIDPAHFEHVLVNLVVNARDAVPAGGRIAVRTRRASSRGGLSDFYGQPIPPDDYVVLEIADNGPGIDPNILAHIFEPFFTTKPEAIGTGLGLSTVYGIVSQVHGWIRVENASGGAVFQVYLPIARGAGAPALAEPAPPQPYTILVVEDDDQVRALTARVLRWSGYEVLEALDAEIALDMLKNWDKTVDLLLTDLVMPRQSGFHLAQRALELRPGLGVLYMTGYSTSGFTELDEAARRNIIQKPFTAAKLSARVRETLSRLKAAATG, encoded by the coding sequence ATGGATACCCTGCGCGCGCTGATCGTTGAAGATTCCGCGGAAGATTACGATCTGATGATCCGGGCCCTCGAGGCCGGCGGCTTTCAGGTCACCGCCACCCGCGTCGAAACGCCGGAGGACTTCACAAAGGCCCTAGCCGAGCCGCGGGACGTCGTTTTTTGCGACTACATGGTGCCCGGCTTTCCGACGGCCCAGGCCTTCGCCGAATTCCGCGAGCGGCAGCCGGACATCCCCTTCATCGTCGTGTCCGGGCGCGTCGGAGAGGAGGCCGTCGTCGAGTTGATGCGCGAGGGCGTCTCCGATTTCGTCTCCAAGAACAACCTTTCCCGCCTGCCGTCGTCCCTTCGCCGCGAATTCGCCAATCGCGCGACACGGCGCAGCCTCGAAGCGCAGCTTCGCGGCGCGCAGCGCATGGAGGCCGTGGGGCGGTTCGCCGGCGGCATCGCGCACGAGTTCAACAATATCCTCACGGTCATCGGCAACTTCACCGCGTTCGCGCGCGAGTCGCTGGGCATTGGCCATCCCGTCACCACGGATCTCGACCAGGTGCTCGTCGCGGTGGACCGGGGCGAAAATCTCGCGCGCCGCCTGTTGGCGTTCGCCAGCCGCCAGCCCGGCGAGCCGGCGAACGTGGATATCAACATCATCGTCACGGACCTCGAGCTGATCTTGCGCAAGGCGCTTGCGGACGACACGGAAATGTCCTTCGAACTCGAGCCGTATCTTCCGCCGGTGCGCATCGACCCGGCGCATTTCGAGCATGTTCTCGTCAACCTTGTCGTCAACGCGCGCGACGCGGTGCCCGCCGGGGGGCGGATTGCCGTACGCACGCGGCGCGCGTCAAGCCGCGGCGGCTTGAGCGACTTCTACGGCCAGCCGATCCCGCCGGACGATTACGTCGTCCTCGAGATCGCGGACAACGGTCCGGGCATCGACCCGAACATCCTCGCGCACATCTTCGAGCCGTTTTTCACCACCAAACCCGAGGCGATCGGAACAGGCCTCGGTCTTTCCACGGTTTACGGCATCGTCAGCCAGGTGCACGGCTGGATTCGCGTGGAGAACGCAAGCGGCGGCGCCGTTTTTCAGGTGTACCTCCCCATCGCGCGCGGCGCCGGCGCGCCGGCCCTGGCCGAGCCCGCCCCGCCGCAGCCCTACACGATCCTGGTCGTCGAGGACGACGATCAGGTCCGCGCCCTGACCGCGCGTGTGCTCCGATGGAGCGGCTACGAGGTGCTCGAAGCCCTCGACGCGGAAATCGCCCTCGACATGCTGAAAAACTGGGACAAGACGGTCGATCTGCTTCTGACCGACCTCGTGATGCCGCGCCAGAGCGGCTTTCACCTCGCCCAGCGCGCCCTGGAACTGCGGCCAGGACTTGGCGTCTTGTACATGACCGGTTATTCGACGAGCGGTTTCACCGAACTCGACGAAGCCGCGCGCCGCAACATCATCCAAAAACCGTTCACGGCGGCGAAGCTTTCCGCGCGCGTGCGTGAAACGCTCTCCCGGCTCAAGGCGGCAGCGACGGGATAG
- a CDS encoding response regulator has product MNDRIILVIEDNEHDEELTLISLNRLNLNRAIVVLRDGAEALDYLDTMNGGNGKLPCVILLDIKLPKVDGLEVLRAVRANARTRYVPVVMLTSSTLGSDISRAYEYGANSFVRKPIEFREYDEAVGRIGLFWSRLNRYSEN; this is encoded by the coding sequence ATGAACGATCGAATCATTTTGGTGATCGAGGACAACGAACACGACGAGGAACTGACGCTCATTTCGCTGAATCGCCTGAATCTCAACCGGGCGATCGTCGTCCTTCGGGACGGCGCCGAGGCGCTTGATTACCTCGATACGATGAACGGGGGGAACGGCAAGCTCCCATGCGTGATTCTGCTCGATATCAAGCTGCCGAAGGTGGACGGTCTGGAGGTGCTGCGCGCCGTGCGCGCGAACGCCCGAACGCGATACGTTCCCGTCGTCATGCTCACTTCGTCCACGCTCGGCAGCGACATCAGCCGCGCCTACGAATACGGCGCGAACAGCTTTGTCCGAAAGCCCATCGAATTCCGCGAATACGACGAGGCCGTGGGGCGCATCGGCCTGTTCTGGAGCCGATTGAACCGCTACAGCGAGAACTGA